The sequence below is a genomic window from Mesorhizobium shangrilense.
ATGCCGAGCTGATCCTCGATTTCCTTGATCTGGTGGCTGACGGCGGCGGGCGTCAGGCCGAGCTCGTCGGCGGCGCGGGTGAAATTGAGATGCCTGGCCGCTGCTTCCAGCGTCCGCAGGGCACGCGTTCCCGGCAGCAGGCGGGCCATCAGGGCTGACCCATGTCGAGGAAAATCACGTTGCCACCATCTTCAAAGGAAACTTGATAATCCGCCAAGAACTACTCGTTTCCCGTTTGAATTTCAATCGACCATGATGAGGCAATCGAAACACCATCAAACCGGATTTGATATCCGGACGAAACGGAAAACATCATGACCCACATCGCTCTGAGGCTAGGAAATGTCCAGCCGAACCGTCTGAACGCGGTGTTTGAGTGGCTCCGGCAGGCAAAGGTTGCCGCCAGCCTTCCCCGACAGGATGTCGAGGATCTGTCGGATCGCCAGTTGCGCGATATCGGCGCCCATCGAAAGGACGTCTCGCGCGCAATGGACCGTGAACTTCGTCGCCTGGGCCTGCTCGATATTGGCTGGCAGAAGCCACGGAGGTAAGGGATTAGGCAGTAGGCAGTAGGGAATAGGCATTGGAGAGAGAACCCTACTGCCTACTGCCTACTGCCTACTGCCTACTGCCTACTGCCTACCTTACCACCCTCACCACCGTCCTGTCCGACAACAGTGGCAGCAGTCGCGCCATGGTGCGCGCGCTCACCGCGACGCAGCCTTGCGTCGGCGTGAAGCCGGGGCGTGCCAGATGGAAGAAGATGGCGCTGCCGCGCCCGCGGCGGCGCGGTGCGATGTTCCAGTCGAGCACCAGGCAGGCATCGTAGAGTTGGTCGCCGCGCAGCATCCGTTCGTGGCTGGCGCCATAGGGGATTTTCACCGGACGGTTGTAATTGCGATCCTCGGGCACCTCGCACCAGCCAAGATCCGGTCCGATCGGCGCCATCGCCAGGCGGGTTCTGCGGCCTCCTGGGAAATGATCGCCGCGAAAATATCCTGACAGGATCCGCATCGCCGCGAGCGGCGTCGCGCCATCGCCTTCGCGCTTGTCGGCCGAAATGCCGCCATGTCCCAGCGCGCATGGAAACACCAGCCCGCCGGCCTGCAGGAACCCTTGCGTTGGGTGGCCGGGCCGGGCCCGCACGGTGAGCAAACGCAGTCCTTTTCGCAAAATTGCGCCGGCTGCATTGCGATCGTGTTTTTTCTTGTATGATCGTGCCACGGAACAAATCACTGTGATCGGCTGTTGTGCCGGTCAGCTTCCGCATAAACAGGCAGCGGTCAACTGAATTTTCTTTTCAAAACAACGGATTGATCCATGACTTCACGCACCATTCTGATCGTCGACGATGATGACGACCTGCGCGGCACCCTCGTCGAGCAATTATCCCTCTATGAGGAATTCGATGTCCTGCAGGAATCGACCGCCGCCAAAGGTGTCGCCGCGGCGCGCGGCGGCCTCATCGACCTGCTGATCATGGATGTCGGCTTGCCCGACATGGATGGCCGCGAAGCGGTGAAGATCCTGCGCAAGGGCGGCTACAAGGCCCCCATCATCATGCTGACCGGCCATGACACCGATTCGGACACGATCCTTGGCCTTGAAGCGGGCGCCAACGACTATGTGACGAAGCCGTTCCGCTTCGCGGTGCTGCTGGCCCGCATCCGCGCCCAGCTTCGCCAGCACGAGCAGAGCGAGGACGCGACCTTCTCGGTCGGTCCCTACACCTTCAAGCCAAGCCAGAAGCTGCTGCTCGACGCGCGTGGGGGCAAGGTCAGGCTGACGGAGAAGGAGGCCTCGATCATCAAATATCTCTACCGCGCCGACCAGAAGGTGGTGACACGCGACGTGCTGCTTGAGGAAGTGTGGGGCTACAATTCCGGCGTCACCACGCACACGCTGGAAACCCATGTCTACCGGCTGCGCCAGAAGATCGAACGCGATCCTTCCAATGCGGAAATTCTTGTGACAGAAAGCGGCGGCTACAAGCTGGTTCCTTAAACATTTCATTATCCAATAAGCGGTTGGGCGGGCGCTTTTCGGGTACGGTCCTGATGCTGGGGGCAGTTTGGATCGAACTCGCAGAGGAGGAGTCGGACTGTCGGTTCGGGGACATAGTTAGATGGCGCTGGATGACGACATCCGCATCCTGTCCGCCGTGGGGCTCTTCCAGGGTTTCACGCAGGAACAGTTGCGCCTGCTCGCCTTCGGCGCCGAGACCACCCTGCTGCAGGCCGACCGCAAGCTCTACCGCGAGGACGACGAGGCTGATTCGGCCTATGTCGTGGTCAGCGGACGCATCGCCCTCTATCGCGAACAGAATGGCGAACGCATCCCGATCGGCACGGCCAGCCCCGGCGCCATGCTGAGCGAACTGGCATTGATCGCCGACACCAAGCGGCTGACCAGCGCGTCGGCCGCGATCGATTCGGAAGTGATACGGCTGAGCCGGAAGATGTTCCGCCGCATCCTCGAGGAATATCCCGAGATAGCGGCCCAGCTGCACCAGCGCATCTCCGAGGACTTTCTGGCGATGATTCGCCGCATCGAGGAACTGGCGCCACGGTTTTCGGGGTGAGGCGGATGATGCGTCAAACGATGAAATCAGCGCCGCAAACATTGCGTTCGTCATCCTAGGGCGGAGCAGCCGCGAAGCGGCGTCGCGGAGACCCTGGGATCCATGCCGCGACTTCAAAACGCTGCCGCGGTGAAGAACAATACAGCGCAACGTCAAGGACAGCCCAATTCTGGACCGCCGTATTCCTCGGCGGATCTCGCGGCATGGATCCCAGGGTCTGCGCTCCGCTTCGCGTCGCTCCGCCCTGGGATGACGAATGAAAGGGCCACGCCTCCGACTGGCTAATCCAGGTCAAACCGCGCAATGACCGGCACATGGTCCGACGGGCGCTCCCAGCCGCGGGCCAGGCGCAGGATTTCATAGCCGGCAAAGCTTGGCACCAGGTTCGGCGACGACCAGATATGGTCGAGCCGCCGGCCGCGATCGGACGTTTCCCAGTCCTGCGCGCGATAACTCCACCAGGTGTAGAGCTTCTGTTCCAGCGGCACGTCGTGCCGCATCAGGTCTACCCAATTGCCGGCAAGGCGCATCGCCTCGAAGTTTTCGGTCTCGACCGGCGTGTGGCTGACCACCTTGAGCAACTGCTTGTGAGACCAGACATCGTGCTCCAGCGGCGCTATGTTGAGGTCGCCGACCAGGATCGAGGCAGACGCCTCGTCGTGCTCGGCGCGGATGGCATTCATCTCGGCGACGAAATCGAGCTTGTGTTTGAACTTCTTGTTGATGACCGGGTCCGGCTCGTCTCCGCCCGCCGGAACGTAGAAATTGTGCACCAGGATGGTCTTGCCGCCGGCCCGAACGGTGACGGACAGGTGCCGGCTGTCCTCGATCTCGCAGAAACGCCGTTTCTCGACCACCTCGATCGGTCGGCGCGCCACCGTCGCCACGCCGTGATAGCCCTTCTGGCCGTGGAAGGCGATGTGCTCGTAACCGAGTTTGCGGAAGGCCTTCTCGGGAAACAGCTCATCGGGAACTTTCGTTTCCTGCAGGCAAAGCACGTCCGGCGCCTGTTCGAGGAGCAGGCGCTCGACGATGGGCATGCGAAGACGAACGGAGTTGATGTTCCAGGTGGCTATGGAAAAAGGCATGCGCGGGATCCGAAATGGCGCGGCACCCACCACGACAGCAGGGGCTTGGGAGGGTGGCAACGCCTTTGAAGGGGTCAGCCCCGGAAACTGCCAGCCACACGCGTCAAAAACAAGCTACGCCACGCCATTGATGGTGCCCCACGTCCAAAAGGACGCGCCAAGGCAGTACTTTCCACAACTATTGCGCGGAGCCCATGCATGTCGCCCAAGGCGACCTCGGTTGTGGCCAACGACAAGCATGGAACAACGAGCCAGCCGCGCTTGAGACCGCTTGGCCTCGGCGCGCTTTACCGGTTGGAGCCGTTGGTGTTGATCTCGCGGTTGGCGGCATAGTCGATGGCGAAGGTGTCGGCGGCGAAGCTCACGCCTTCCTTGACGTTGAAGATCATCACCGTCGTATCCTTGCCCTGCGCGTCGGTGATGGTCCACTGGCGCAACTCATAGGATTTCGGATCGAACATCATCGTGATCCTCGAATTGCCGAAGACATTCTTGTCCGCAAGCTGGATCGTGGTCAGGTCATTCTCTTCCTTGACGCTTTTGACGCGGTCGCCGGAGAGGTCGATCCTGTCGTCGAGCAACAGCTTCAGCGGCGTCTTTGACAAGGGATAGAGGTCGGATGTGTTCAGCTTCTTGTTGAGGATGACCACCGACTTACCGTCGGAAATGACCCTGAAATTCGACGCGCCGTCATAGTTGAAGCGGATCTTGCCGGGACGTTCCAGGAAGAACTTGCCGCCGGTCTGCTCACCCTTGGGGCCGAACTGAACGAACTCGCCGCTCATCGTTTTGACCGAGGAGAAATGGTCGGCGATCTTCTGTGCCGCCGCGGGCACCGCGGCTTGCGCCGACGCAAGCAACTGGAAGCCCGGCACAACGTTGAGCACGGCGGCACCCGCGACCATCACGCCGAGGCCGAGCAGCCTGCGGCGGGTCGGGGTAAAATTGCCGGGGGCGGGAAGGTCGTTTTTCATGCCGGTCACTTTCGTCTGGTTCGTAGGGCGTGTCGGTGCATGAGCCCCCAGTAGGGCTGAAGTTTGGCAGCCACGCGACACCCGGTTTCTAGCAACGCACGGAAGGGGGCAAAGTTTCCATTTCTCGTGCGCTCCGACACCCCGAAAACATCCGTCAGAACTTGTCGTCTTCCGTAGGCACCAGGATTTCGCGCTTCCCGGCATGGTTGGCCGGTCCGACAATGCCTTCCTTCTCCATCTTCTCGATGATCGAAGCGGCGCGGTTGTAGCCGATGCCGAGGCGGCGCTGGATATAGCTGGTCGAGGCCTTGCCGTCGCGCAGCACCACGGAAACCGCCTGATCGTAGGGATCGTCGGAATCCTCGAAATTGCCGCCGCCACCGCCGCCTGAGCTGCCCTTGCCCGACGGTTCGTCGTCATCCTCGCCATCATCCTCGGTGATGGCGTCGAGATATTCGGGCACGCCCTGCAGCTTGAGATGCGCGACGATCTTCTCCACCTCCTCGTCTGACACGAAGGGGCCGTGCACACGCTGGATGCGGCCGCCGCCGGCCATGTAGAGCATGTCGCCCATGCCGAGCAGCTGCTCGGCGCCCTGCTCGCCCAGGATGGTGCGGCTGTCGATCTTCGATGTCACCTGGAAGGAGATACGGGTCGGGAAATTGGCCTTGATCGTGCCGGTGATGACGTCGACCGACGGGCGCTGCGTGGCCATGATGACGTGGATGCCGGCGGCGCGCGCCATCTGCGCCAGGCGCTGCACCGCGCCCTCGATGTCCTTGCCGGCCACCATCATCAGGTCGGCCATCTCGTCGATGATGACGACGATGTAGGGCATCGGCTCGAGATCGAGATCCTCGGTCTCGTAGATCGCCTCGCCGGTCTGCCGGTCGAAGCCGGTCTGCACGGTGCGCGAAATCTTCTCGCCCTTCTTGTCGGCCAGGCTGACGCGCGCATTGAAGCCGTCGATGTTGCGCACACCGACCTTCGACATCTTGCGGTAGCGGTCCTCCATCTCGCGCACGGTCCATTTCAGCGCCACCACGGCCTTCTTCGGATCGGTGACCACCGGTGTCAGAAGATGCGGGATGCCGTCATAGACCGAGAGTTCGAGCATCTTCGGATCGATCATGATCAGGCGGCATTCCTCCGGCCTCAGCCGGTAGAGGAGCGACAGGATCATGGTGTTGATGGCGACCGACTTGCCCGAACCGGTGGTGCCGGCGACCAGCACGTGCGGCATCTTGGCGATGTCGACGATGACGGCCTCGCCATTGATGGTCTTGCCGAGCGCCAGCGCGAGCTTGGCCTTGGTCGTTTCGAAATCGCGGCTGGCCAGGATTTCCCGCAGATACACGGTCTCGCGCTTGGCGTTCGGCAGCTCGATGCCGATGGCGTTGCGGCCGGGCACGACAGCGACGCGGCAGGCGATCGCGCTCATCGAGCGGGCAATGTCGTCGGAAAGACCGATGACCCGCGACGATTTGATGCCGGGCGCCGGCTCGAGTTCATAGAGGGTGACGACAGGACCGGGGCGGACGGCGATGATCTCGCCCTTGACGCCAAAATCCTCCAGCACGCCTTCGAGCAAGCGGGCATTCTGCTCCAGCGCGTCCTTGGACAGGCTGGCATCGCGCACGACATTCTTCGGTTCGGACAGGAAATGCAGCGACGGCATTTCGAACGTCTCGGAGCCGATGAGCGACGTTTGCGCCTCGCGCTGGACCCGGCCACCCGGGGCCGGCCGGGGCGCGGGCGCCTCAACGCGCGTTGCGGCATCGGAACGGAACTGCTGGACCTTTGCGGTCGGCGCGGCACGGCGCTGACTCGGTTCAGGCGCGAAATCGTCGTCGTCCCCGGCATCGAAGACATCGGCGTCGTCGGGGTCAATTGAGGCGCTGCGATCATTGACCATGGCGGCGAAGAATTCCGGCTCGACGCGAGCGCGGCCATCGGCGCTCATCCGCGCTTCGGCGAATTCGGCTGATTCGACGCGCTCGGCGGCACGGCGCCAGGCGCTGGGCCGTGCCTCGATCTCGGGCTCCAGGCCGTCCTCTTCCATGCGGCGCGCGGCACGGCGACGAAGATAGGCACGCAGCGACAGCCACCAATGGGTGATAGCGCCAAGCGCCAGGATGCCGCCATCGCCTTCATCCTCCTCCTCATGCTCGAAGAGCATCTCGTCCTGGCTCCGTGGATCAGCGGCTTCAGGCTGTTCGAGGACGGCGAAGCCGTTCTTGCGCGCGATCAGCGCCGAACCATAGGCAAACAGCCATACGGTCGGCGAGGCCAGGAGCACGGCGATGATGCTGGCAATGATGCCTGTCGGGTAGCCGCCAATGACGAGGCCGGGAATCTTGAGCACCATGTCACCGAACACGCCGCCAAGACCGGTTGGCAACGGCCAGGTTTTCGGCGGCACCACGCAGCCGGCGATCGCGGCGGCAAGCAGCGCAAAGCCGAACCAGCCAAGCCCGCGCTTCGGCAGCCTGTCGACACCCCGGGCCGTGAACAGCAGAAATCCCCAGACCACCGCCGGAACCAGGGCCCCGACGGCGGCCAGGCCGAAGAACTGCATGGCGAGGTCGGAGAACACCGCGCCCGGATAACCCATGGCGTTGGTGACGATATTGGCCGTGGCGTGGGAGAAGCTCGGATCGGCGACGTTCCAGGTGGCGAGGCTGGCCACCCCGAAGGCAACCAGCGCGAACAGCCCAGCACCGACCAGCCGGCCGACCTGACGCCGCGCGAATGCCTGGATGCCGTGCCCCGTGTCGGTCAGCGCGAGCGGTGCTGAAGCCCCTGAACGCATGCTCTTCCCCGTCTGTCATTGCCTCGGCCGGGCGCATGACGCACTCCGGGAGATTCGGACGCCAGATTATCGGCGGGAAGGTTAAGGCGGCATTAACCATGGGCGCCCCCGGCTCTCATATTCTGCCATGGCCGATCGGCGCGTTCCTCAAACGGCGATCGACCTCGCTGAGCGGGGTGGCAGTGCCCCTTCTCCAGATGCCCGGTCGGAATGACAATGGCGGGCATAGTCGCCCGCCATCATTTTCCGCGTTGCCGGAAACGGCTCAGACGTTGTCCGCCGGAGACGCCTTAGTTGGCGCCGCCCAGCATGTGCACGTTCTGGCAGAACTCGGCATGCGGCTTGCTCATCGCCGCGTCGTTGCACTCCTTCTTCATCGCTTCCTGCTTTTCCATCGGCATCGCCATGAAGGCAGTCTTGAATTCCGCCATCGGCTTCATGGTTTTCATGCCGGAATCGGTGAAGAACGGCGCCATATTGTCTGGTTCGTCGAGAGCGCCGGCAAATGCCACGCCGCTGACCATGGAAAGAGCGAGCGCTCCCAAGCAGATATTCTTGATGTTCATGATGCAGTTCCTTCCCTGTTGTTTGAACGAGCGCCGAACGACGATCGCCCTCACAGTTCGGAACCGATGCCGCCGATGTTTCACGGCGCCGCGCAATCAAATGACCTATCAAGCGAATGTGATCGTACCGCGCGTTACCGGCACTGCCCCTCGGAAAAAAAAGGAGGCCCGGACAGGTCCGGGCCTCAATGCGTGAGCACCTTTCGGGAGCGTCACGACGGGATTTTGAGCAACTCCGGGAAAGGTGCAGCGGTTTTCCCGGGAACTGCGTAGGATATGGGACCGGCGGGAGGAGGGTTCCGCCGGTCCCGAGGCGAAAGGACCTTACGGCACCACTTCGCCATGCTGGCTGATGTCGAGGCCTTCGACTTCTTCCTGTGTCGTCGGACGCAGGCCGACCAGGGCCTTGACGATGTAGAGGATCACGAAGGTGGCGATCGCCGTCCACAGGATAGTGAAAACGATGCCGTAGAGCTGGATGGCGACCGAGCCGCCCTTGCCGGCCGGGTTGATCAACGGATCGGCGAGCGCGCCGGTGAGCAGGGCACCGACCACACCGCCGACGCCATGGACGCCGAACGCGTCGAGCGAGTCGTCATAGCCGAACATGTGCTTCACCTTGACCGCCGAGAAGTAGCAGATGACGCCGGCAACGATGCCGATAATGAAGGCGCCGGTCGGGTTGACGAAGCCGGAAGCTGGCGTCACCGCGACGAGGCCGGCGACGGCGCCGGAGATGATGCCGAGCACGGAGGGCTTCTTGGCGACGATCCATTCGGCGAACATCCAGGCCAGCGCCGCGGCGGCGGTTGCGACCTGCGTGTTCATCATGGCAGCGCCCGCGAGACCATCGGCCGCCAGTTCCGAACCGGCGTTGAAACCGAACCAGCCGACCCACAGCAGCGAAGCGCCTATGACCGAATAGACGAGGTTGTGTGGCGCCATGTTGGTGGTGCCGTAGCCCTCACGCTTGCCGAGAACCAGCGCGCAGACGAGACCGGCCACACCTGCGTTGATATGGACGACCGTGCCGCCGGCGAAGTCGAGGACGCCGGCCGAACCGAGGAAGCCGCCGCCCCACACCCAGTGCGCGATCGGCGCGTAGACGATCAGCAACCACAGTGCCATGAAGATCAGCAGCGCCGAGAACTTCATGCGTTCGGCGAAGGCGCCGGCGATGAGGGCAGGCGTGATGATGGCGAATGTCATCTGGAACATCGAGAAGACGAATTCAGGGATGTTCGAGACCCCTGGTGCCCACAGCGTCGAGACGGTGATGCCGTGGTGGAAGAATTTCGAAAAGCCGCCCAGATAGGCGTTCATGCTGCCGCCGTCGGAGAAGGCCAGCGAATAGCCGAACATGAACCACAGCACCGTCACCAGGCAGGTGATGGCAAAGCTCTGCATGATGGTGGCCAGTACGTTCTTCTTGCGCACCATGCCGCCGTAGAACAGCGCCAGGCCAGGGATGGTCATCATCAGCACGAGAGCCGTCGAGGTCAGCATCCAGGCGGTGTTGCCGCTGTCGAGCACCGGCGCGGGTGTGGCCGCTGCGGCTGCCGGAGCAGCCGCGGTCGCGGCGGGAGCTACCGTCTGTGCGAACGCGGCGACCGTGCCCAATGCCGCGAGAGCAAACGAGCCCAGGAGGGCCGCCCGTCCCGTCGTCTTCAAGGTGGAAGGAATATTCATTGAACTCTCCATTGGAATACGTGTTCGCGGCTCAAAGCGCGTCGGTGTCTGTTTCGCCGGTGCGGATGCGCACCGCCTGATCGATGCCGAAAACGAAGATCTTGCCATCGCCGATCTGTCCGGTCTTGGCCGCCGCGGTGATCGCTTCGACGGCCTTGTCGACCAGGTCCAAACTGACCGCGACTTCGATCTTGATCTTCGGCAGGAAACTGACCGCGTACTCCGCCCCGCGATAGATTTCCGTATGCCCCTTCTGACGCCCGTAGCCTTTGACTTCGGTGACGGTCAGGCCCTGGATGCCGACGGCGGTGAGCGCTTCGCGCACCTCGTCGAGCTTGAACGGCTTGATGATTGCCATCACGATTTTCATAAGGTTTCACCCTTTGCTGTTGCGGTCCCCCGCGTTTGCACGACTTCACCGAGTCCAATGAGAGCCGGAGAGTGCTCACGAGGATTCAAGCTCCGTGCCAGTTGCCGAAGCAGGGGATTAACGTGCTGTAAACAAAGGGATTGTGCCCGCCCGCTCCGGTATCTGCTCGTGGACGCGGCAAAGCATTTGCCTAATTACTGGGCATTTTTTTCGAAATGATTATTTCATAGGCTTGCCGGTGAGGCCGGGCCGCAATCTGCCTAGCGCCGCAGCCGGATCAGCCCTTCCTGGGCCACCGAGGCGATCAGCGTGCCGTCGCGGGCATAGAGCGTGCCGCGGCTGAAACCGCGCGAGCCGGAGCTCGAGGGGCTGTCCTGGACATAGAGCAGCCAGCCGTCGAGTGGATGCTGCCTGTGGAACCACATCGAATGGTCGAGGCTCGCCGCCTGGATGTCGGGATCGAAAAGAGCTCGCCCGTGCGCGAAGGTCGAGGTGTCCAGCAGCGTCATGTCGGAAAGATAGGCGAGCAGCACGGATTGCAGCGCGCGATCGTCAGGAACCGGCCCGGCAAGGCGGATCCAGACATTCTGACGGGGCGGCAGCTTGTCACGGCTCTCATAGTGTTCGAGGTTGACCGGCCTCAGCTCCAGCGGCCGCTCCCGTGCCCAGAAACGGCGGATTGCCGCCGGCACGTGCTCGGCCTTCTCAAGCAGCTGCCGTTGCGTCTGCAGCCCTTCCGGCGGCGGCACGTCGTCAGGCAAGCTGAACTGGTGTTCGAGGCCCTTTTCGTCGACCTGGAACGACGCCTCGAGCGAGAAGATCGCCTGTCCGTGCTGGATTGCCAGCACCCGGCGCGTGGTGAAGGAGCCGCCGTCACGGATGCGGTCGACTTCGTAGATGATCGGCACCTTGATGTCGCCCGGCCGCATGAAGTAGCCGTGCAGCGAATGGACGTGACGGTCGGGCTCGACCGTGCGCTGCGCCGCGACCAGCGCCTGGGCGATCGTCTGGCCACCGAACACGCGCTGCCATTCGACCTGGGGGCTGCGACCACGATACAGATTGTGTTCCAGCTTCTCGAGGTCGAGAATATCGAGAAGCTCGTCCATGGCAGCCGTCATGTTTCGTAACCTCGCCGCAAGATGCTATGGCGGGTTTCCGACAGGAAGGGCGAACCGTCAAGGGTACAACACCCGCTCGGCACGAAGGGATTGACGATGATGGAACGCAAGACGGACGCAAACACCCTGCCGGGGCTCGATGTTCTGGTCGCAGGCGCGGGCTATGTCGGCCTTGCCGCCGCCGTTTCGCTGAAGCAGGCGCGCCCCGGCCTAGGCATTGCCGTGGTCGATGCCGCACCCGCCGGCGTCTGGCAGAAGGATGGCCGCGCCTCGGCCATCGCCGCTGCTGCCTGCCGCATGCTGGACCAGCTCGGCGTCTGGGCCGAAATCAGCTCGGAAGCCCAGGCGATCACCGAGATGATCGTGACGGATTCGCGCACCTCCGATCCGGTGCGCCCGGCCTTCCTGACCTTCGATGGCGAGGTCGCGCCGGGCGAACCCTTCGCGCATATGGTCGCCAACAGGGAGCTGAACGGCGCCCTGCGCCGCCGCGCGCAAGAGCTCGGCATCGACATCATTGAAGGCATGGCGGTGCAGGGTTTCGAGATCAATGGCGCCGGCATCACTGTGCATCTTGCCGATGGCGCGACGCTGAAGGCGCGGCTGCTGGTCGCCGCCGACGGCGTCAATTCGAAGCTGCGCGACATGGCCGGCATCAAGACCGTGAAGTGGGAATACGGCCAGTCCGGCATCGTCTGCACCGTCGCGCATGAGCGCCCGCACAACGGCCGCGCCGAAGAGCATTTTTTGCCCGCCGGTCCCTTCGCCACGCTGCCGCTGAAGCCGGACAAGGACGGCACCAACCGCTCGTCGATTGTCTGGGTCGAGCGGGCGGAAGACGCCGAAAGGCTGGTTGCCGGCGACGACCTGGTCTTCGAGCACGAACTCGAGCAGCGTTTCGGCCTGAAGCTCGGCGAGATCCGCGTTACCGACACGCCGCGCGCCTGGCCGCTTGGCCTGACCCTTGCGCGCGCCTTCGTGGCGCCGCGCATCGCGCTCGCGGGCGACGCCGCGCACGGCATCCATCCGATTGCAGGCCAGGGCCTCAATCTCGGCTTCAAGGATGTGGCGGCCCTTGCCGAGGTGATCGTGGAAGCCGACCGGCTCGGCCAGGATATCGGCGCGCT
It includes:
- a CDS encoding ubiquinone biosynthesis hydroxylase, which encodes MERKTDANTLPGLDVLVAGAGYVGLAAAVSLKQARPGLGIAVVDAAPAGVWQKDGRASAIAAAACRMLDQLGVWAEISSEAQAITEMIVTDSRTSDPVRPAFLTFDGEVAPGEPFAHMVANRELNGALRRRAQELGIDIIEGMAVQGFEINGAGITVHLADGATLKARLLVAADGVNSKLRDMAGIKTVKWEYGQSGIVCTVAHERPHNGRAEEHFLPAGPFATLPLKPDKDGTNRSSIVWVERAEDAERLVAGDDLVFEHELEQRFGLKLGEIRVTDTPRAWPLGLTLARAFVAPRIALAGDAAHGIHPIAGQGLNLGFKDVAALAEVIVEADRLGQDIGALDVLERYQQWRRFDTVQMGVTTDVLNRLFSNDIAPLRAVRDIGLGLVERMPKLKAFFIRQASGLSGATPRLLKGEEI